Proteins encoded within one genomic window of Streptomyces taklimakanensis:
- a CDS encoding helix-turn-helix transcriptional regulator: MPPVFAHGRLRLYLLKLLSEAPRHGYEVIRLLEERFQGLYAPSAGTVYPRLAKLEAEGLVRHTTEGGRKVYSLTDAGREELTDRHEELTELEREIHESLAALAADIREDVSGAAGDLRREVREEARRNRGTGDGDPFSGWEAAFQGPWADKEAVRAAKEELRRAGEQWREQARRARQEAQQARLQAHQARRARDEARQEAQRIARQVQEQVQSRARQGDWQGAVRAGMSELSRHLGALGGLGEPAGRGGSGTPGGGEGASGPGRDADRAAPRPPYARPEGPVPGWAEEPAEPSGDPLRDLERLLDGFRDDVRDAARDHGVGEEELREARHHLAAAATHLVTMLRSRTEE; encoded by the coding sequence ATGCCTCCCGTCTTCGCCCACGGCCGACTGCGCCTGTACCTGTTGAAACTGCTCTCCGAGGCGCCCCGCCACGGCTACGAGGTGATCCGGCTGCTGGAGGAGCGCTTCCAGGGGCTGTACGCGCCCTCCGCCGGCACGGTCTACCCCCGGCTGGCCAAGCTGGAGGCCGAGGGGCTGGTCCGCCACACCACCGAGGGCGGCCGCAAGGTCTACTCGCTCACCGACGCCGGACGCGAGGAGCTGACCGACCGGCACGAGGAGCTGACGGAGTTGGAACGGGAGATCCACGAGTCGCTGGCGGCCCTGGCCGCCGACATCCGTGAGGACGTCAGCGGCGCCGCCGGCGACCTACGCCGCGAGGTGCGCGAGGAGGCCCGACGGAACCGCGGCACCGGGGACGGCGACCCCTTCTCCGGCTGGGAGGCCGCCTTCCAGGGCCCCTGGGCGGACAAGGAGGCCGTGCGGGCCGCCAAGGAGGAGCTGCGCCGCGCCGGGGAGCAGTGGAGGGAGCAGGCCCGCCGCGCGCGGCAGGAGGCACAGCAGGCCCGGCTCCAGGCGCACCAGGCCCGCCGGGCCCGGGACGAGGCTCGGCAGGAGGCGCAGCGCATCGCCCGGCAGGTCCAGGAGCAGGTGCAGTCACGGGCCCGGCAGGGCGACTGGCAGGGCGCGGTGCGCGCGGGCATGTCGGAGCTGAGCAGGCATCTGGGTGCGCTCGGCGGGCTGGGTGAGCCGGCCGGCCGCGGCGGCTCGGGGACTCCGGGCGGCGGGGAGGGCGCGAGCGGCCCGGGGCGGGACGCCGACCGCGCCGCGCCCCGACCGCCGTACGCGCGGCCCGAGGGGCCGGTGCCGGGCTGGGCCGAGGAGCCCGCCGAGCCGTCCGGCGATCCGCTGCGCGATCTGGAGCGGCTGCTGGACGGCTTCCGCGACGACGTGCGCGACGCCGCCCGCGACCACGGGGTCGGCGAGGAGGAGCTGCGGGAGGCCCGCCACCACCTGGCCGCGGCGGCGACCCACCTGGTCACGATGCTGCGCTCCCGGACGGAGGAGTAG
- a CDS encoding DUF6104 family protein: MYFTDRGIEELAQRRGEEEITFEWLAEQLRTFVDLNPDFEVPVERLATWLARLDDEDE, encoded by the coding sequence ATGTACTTCACCGACCGCGGCATCGAGGAACTGGCGCAGCGGCGCGGCGAGGAGGAGATCACCTTCGAGTGGCTCGCCGAACAGCTGAGGACGTTCGTCGACCTCAACCCGGACTTCGAGGTGCCCGTCGAGCGGCTCGCGACCTGGCTGGCACGCCTGGACGACGAGGACGAGTGA
- a CDS encoding multifunctional oxoglutarate decarboxylase/oxoglutarate dehydrogenase thiamine pyrophosphate-binding subunit/dihydrolipoyllysine-residue succinyltransferase subunit, which translates to MSPQAPKTSSSSSLRPGGSPTTDQDGQGKSPAAGFGANEWLVDEIYQQYLQDPNSVDRAWWDFFADYKPGQAAGGAAAPTTSKPAEPQARPRSETRPQTPPRAQAPAEGEAAAQSAPAPTKPEAPAPGKPKPAAQAEPAGSAAEKPKPAAQAEPAKTESTGPEYVPLRGPSAAVARNMNASLELPTATSVRAIPVKLLVDNRIVINNHLKRARGGKVSFTHLIGYAMVKALKAMPSMNHSYTERDGKPTLVKPDHVNLGLAIDLVKPGGERQLVVAGIKKAETLTFFEFWQAYEDIVRRARNNKLTMEDFTGVTASLTNPGGIGTVHSVPRLMPGQGLILGVGAMEYPAEFQGTSQDTLNKLGVSKVMTLTSTYDHRVIQGAASGEFLRIMHQLLLGEDNFYDEIFEALRIPYEPVRWLRDIDVSHDDDVTKAARVFDLIHSYRVRGHVMADTDPLEYKQRKHPDLDITEHGLTLWDLEREFAVGGFAGKSVMKLRDILGVLRDSYCRTTGIEYMHIQDPKQRKWIQDRVERPHASPARDEQLRILRRLNAAEAFEVFLQTKYVGQKRFSLEGGESVIPLLDAVLDAAAEARLDEVVIGMAHRGRLNVLANIVGKSYAQIFREFEGNLDPKSMHGSGDVKYHLGAEGTFTGLDGEKIKVSLTANPSHLEAVDPVVEGVARAKQDIIGKGGTDFTVLPVQLHGDAAFAGQGVVAETLNMSQLRGYRTGGTVHVVINNQVGFTAPPESARSSMYATDVARMIEAPVFHVNGDDPEACVRVARLAFEFRQAFNKDVVIDLICYRRRGHNETDNPSFTQPLMYDLIDKKRSVRKLYTESLIGRGDITLEEAEQALQDFQGQLEKVFTEVREAANTPAPTESEPPRAEFPVSVETGVSQEVVKRIAASQVNLPERITVHPRLLPQLQRRAAMVEEDRIDWGMGETLAIGSLLMEGVPVRLAGQDSRRGTFGQRHAVLIDQNTGEDYTPLLYLSEDQARFNVYDSLLSEYAAMGFEYGYSLARPEALVMWEAQFGDFVNGAQTVVDEFISSAEQKWGQTSGVTLLLPHGYEGQGPDHSSARIERFLQLCAQNSMTVAMPTLPSNYFHLLRWQVHNPHHKPLVVFTPKSMLRLKAATSKAAEFTSGGFRPVIGDASVDPAQVRKVVFCSGKVYYDLAAERSKRGVTDTAIIRLERLYPLPSQEIQAEMARYSAAETIVWAQEEPANQGAWPFIALNLVDHLDLFIGSGTAPNADRLRRVSRPSSSSPAVGSAKRHQAEQQQLINEVFDL; encoded by the coding sequence GTGTCGCCACAGGCCCCCAAGACTTCGAGCTCCTCCAGCCTCCGGCCGGGAGGGTCCCCCACGACCGACCAGGACGGGCAGGGGAAGAGTCCCGCCGCCGGGTTCGGTGCCAACGAGTGGCTCGTCGACGAGATCTACCAGCAGTACCTCCAGGACCCGAACTCCGTGGATCGGGCCTGGTGGGACTTCTTCGCCGACTACAAGCCGGGACAGGCCGCCGGAGGAGCCGCGGCCCCCACCACGTCGAAGCCCGCGGAGCCCCAGGCCCGGCCCCGGAGCGAGACCCGGCCCCAGACCCCGCCGCGGGCGCAGGCTCCCGCCGAGGGCGAGGCCGCGGCCCAGAGCGCGCCGGCCCCGACGAAGCCCGAGGCCCCCGCGCCCGGGAAGCCGAAGCCGGCCGCCCAGGCCGAACCCGCCGGATCCGCGGCCGAGAAGCCGAAGCCGGCCGCCCAGGCCGAGCCGGCGAAGACCGAGAGCACCGGGCCCGAGTACGTGCCGCTGCGCGGTCCGTCCGCCGCGGTCGCCCGGAACATGAACGCCTCGCTGGAGCTGCCCACCGCCACCTCGGTGCGCGCGATCCCGGTGAAGCTGCTCGTCGACAACCGCATCGTCATCAACAACCACCTCAAGCGCGCCCGCGGCGGCAAGGTGTCCTTCACGCACCTGATCGGCTACGCCATGGTCAAGGCGCTCAAGGCGATGCCGTCGATGAACCACTCCTACACCGAGAGGGACGGCAAGCCGACGCTGGTCAAGCCCGACCACGTCAACCTGGGCCTGGCCATCGACCTGGTGAAGCCGGGCGGTGAGCGCCAGCTCGTCGTGGCCGGCATCAAGAAGGCCGAGACGCTCACCTTCTTCGAGTTCTGGCAGGCGTACGAGGACATCGTCCGTCGCGCCCGGAACAACAAGCTGACGATGGAGGACTTCACCGGGGTCACCGCGTCGCTGACCAACCCCGGCGGCATCGGCACCGTCCACTCGGTGCCGCGCCTGATGCCCGGCCAGGGCCTCATCCTCGGCGTCGGCGCGATGGAGTACCCGGCGGAGTTCCAGGGCACCTCGCAGGACACCCTGAACAAGCTGGGCGTCTCCAAGGTCATGACGCTCACCAGCACCTACGACCACCGCGTGATCCAGGGGGCCGCCTCCGGCGAGTTCCTGCGGATCATGCACCAGCTGCTGCTGGGCGAGGACAACTTCTACGACGAGATCTTCGAGGCGCTGCGGATCCCCTACGAGCCGGTCCGCTGGCTCCGCGACATCGACGTCAGCCACGACGACGACGTCACCAAGGCCGCGCGCGTCTTCGACCTGATCCACTCCTACCGGGTCCGGGGCCACGTCATGGCCGACACCGACCCGTTGGAGTACAAGCAGCGCAAGCACCCCGACCTGGACATCACCGAGCACGGGCTCACCCTGTGGGACCTGGAGCGGGAGTTCGCCGTCGGGGGCTTCGCCGGCAAGTCGGTGATGAAGCTGCGCGACATCCTGGGCGTGCTGCGCGACTCGTACTGCCGCACCACCGGCATCGAGTACATGCACATCCAGGACCCCAAGCAGCGCAAGTGGATCCAGGACCGTGTCGAGCGCCCGCACGCCTCGCCGGCCCGTGACGAGCAGCTGCGCATCCTGCGCCGGCTCAACGCGGCCGAGGCGTTCGAGGTCTTCCTGCAGACCAAGTACGTCGGCCAGAAGCGGTTCTCGCTGGAGGGCGGCGAGTCCGTCATCCCGTTGCTGGACGCCGTGCTCGACGCCGCCGCCGAGGCGCGGCTGGACGAGGTCGTCATCGGCATGGCCCACCGCGGCCGCCTGAACGTGCTGGCCAACATCGTCGGCAAGTCCTACGCCCAGATCTTCCGCGAGTTCGAGGGCAACCTCGACCCGAAGTCGATGCACGGCTCCGGCGACGTGAAGTACCACCTGGGCGCCGAGGGCACCTTCACCGGCCTGGACGGCGAGAAGATCAAGGTCTCGCTCACCGCCAACCCCTCCCACCTGGAGGCCGTGGACCCGGTCGTGGAAGGGGTGGCCCGCGCCAAGCAGGACATCATCGGCAAGGGCGGCACCGACTTCACCGTCCTGCCGGTCCAGCTCCACGGCGACGCGGCCTTCGCGGGCCAGGGCGTGGTGGCCGAGACGCTCAACATGTCGCAGCTGCGCGGCTACCGCACCGGCGGCACCGTGCACGTGGTCATCAACAACCAGGTCGGTTTCACCGCCCCGCCGGAGTCGGCGCGCTCCTCGATGTACGCCACCGACGTGGCGCGGATGATCGAGGCGCCGGTCTTCCACGTCAACGGCGACGACCCGGAGGCCTGCGTCCGCGTGGCGCGGCTGGCCTTCGAGTTCCGCCAGGCGTTCAACAAGGACGTGGTGATCGACCTCATCTGCTACCGCCGCCGCGGGCACAACGAGACCGACAACCCGTCCTTCACCCAGCCGCTGATGTACGACCTGATCGACAAGAAGCGCTCGGTGCGCAAGCTCTACACCGAGTCGCTGATCGGCCGGGGCGACATCACGCTGGAGGAGGCCGAGCAGGCCCTCCAGGACTTCCAGGGGCAGTTGGAGAAGGTCTTCACCGAGGTCCGGGAGGCCGCCAACACCCCGGCTCCGACCGAGTCCGAGCCGCCGCGGGCGGAGTTCCCGGTCTCGGTGGAGACCGGTGTCAGCCAGGAGGTCGTCAAGCGGATCGCGGCCTCCCAGGTCAACCTGCCCGAGCGGATCACCGTCCACCCCAGGCTGCTGCCGCAGCTCCAGCGCCGCGCGGCGATGGTGGAGGAGGACAGGATCGACTGGGGCATGGGCGAGACGCTGGCCATCGGCTCGCTGCTGATGGAGGGCGTCCCCGTCCGACTGGCCGGCCAGGACTCGCGCCGCGGCACCTTCGGCCAGCGCCACGCGGTCCTCATCGACCAGAACACCGGCGAGGACTACACCCCGCTGCTGTACCTCTCCGAGGACCAGGCTCGCTTCAACGTCTACGACTCGCTGCTGAGCGAGTACGCGGCGATGGGCTTCGAGTACGGCTACTCCCTGGCCCGTCCCGAGGCGCTGGTGATGTGGGAGGCGCAGTTCGGCGACTTCGTCAACGGCGCGCAGACGGTGGTGGACGAGTTCATCTCCTCGGCCGAGCAGAAGTGGGGCCAGACCTCCGGCGTCACGCTGCTGCTGCCGCACGGCTACGAGGGCCAGGGCCCGGACCACTCCTCGGCCCGGATCGAGCGCTTCCTCCAACTGTGCGCGCAGAACAGCATGACGGTCGCGATGCCGACCCTGCCGTCGAACTACTTCCACCTGCTGCGCTGGCAGGTCCACAACCCGCACCACAAGCCGCTGGTCGTCTTCACCCCGAAGTCGATGCTCCGGCTCAAGGCGGCGACCTCCAAGGCCGCGGAGTTCACCTCCGGCGGTTTCCGACCCGTCATCGGTGACGCCTCGGTGGATCCGGCCCAGGTCCGCAAGGTCGTCTTCTGCTCCGGCAAGGTCTACTACGACCTGGCCGCGGAGCGGAGCAAGCGGGGCGTGACCGACACCGCGATCATCCGGCTGGAGCGGCTGTACCCGCTGCCCAGCCAGGAGATCCAGGCGGAGATGGCCCGCTACAGCGCCGCGGAGACGATCGTCTGGGCCCAGGAGGAGCCGGCCAACCAGGGTGCCTGGCCGTTCATCGCGCTCAACCTGGTGGACCACCTCGACCTGTTCATCGGCTCGGGGACGGCTCCGAACGCGGACCGGCTGCGCCGTGTGTCGCGTCCGTCGTCCTCGTCGCCGGCGGTCGGGTCGGCCAAGCGCCACCAGGCCGAGCAGCAGCAGCTGATCAACGAGGTCTTCGACCTCTGA
- a CDS encoding sensor histidine kinase — translation MGLRGVVGRARSLCVRAWEGLRPVDPNRSVKAALGALVIATVAITTLLTLVAFHSAIEMRVIALLAVIASLLVTQFVAHGLAAPLDEMADAARSMARGDYSRRVHVDRKDELGELAATFNRMAADLEAADRHRKELVANVSHELRTPIAALRAVLENVVDGVSRDDPATMEIALEQTERLGRLVEHLLDLSRLDNGVVPLHARRFDVWPYLAGVLKEANMTKGQGHARTDVHLHLDVSPSDLTAYADTERLHQVVANLIDNAVKHSPPHGRVTVRARAGRAPLSLALEVLDEGPGIPEADRDRVFERFGRSASAENGDGGTGLGLAIARWAVDLHGGRIRVAESPRGCRILVTLPGDPSAVGLT, via the coding sequence ATGGGCCTGAGGGGCGTGGTGGGCCGGGCGCGGTCCCTGTGCGTCCGCGCCTGGGAGGGCCTGCGGCCCGTGGACCCGAACCGTTCCGTCAAGGCCGCGCTGGGCGCGCTGGTCATCGCCACCGTGGCCATCACCACGCTGCTGACCCTCGTGGCGTTCCACTCGGCGATCGAGATGCGGGTCATCGCCCTGCTCGCGGTGATCGCCTCGCTGCTGGTCACCCAGTTCGTGGCCCACGGCCTGGCGGCGCCGCTGGACGAGATGGCGGACGCGGCGCGCTCGATGGCGCGCGGTGACTACAGCCGCCGGGTCCACGTCGACCGCAAGGACGAGCTGGGCGAGCTGGCGGCGACCTTCAACCGCATGGCCGCCGACCTGGAGGCCGCCGACCGGCACCGCAAGGAGCTGGTCGCCAACGTCTCCCACGAGCTGCGCACTCCGATCGCGGCGCTGCGCGCGGTGCTGGAGAACGTCGTCGACGGGGTCTCCAGGGACGACCCGGCGACGATGGAGATCGCGTTGGAGCAGACCGAGCGCCTGGGGCGCCTCGTGGAGCACCTCCTGGACCTGTCCCGGCTCGACAACGGCGTGGTGCCGCTGCACGCCCGACGCTTCGACGTCTGGCCGTACCTGGCGGGGGTGCTCAAGGAGGCCAACATGACCAAGGGCCAGGGCCACGCCCGTACCGACGTCCACCTCCACCTGGACGTCTCCCCCTCGGACCTGACCGCGTACGCCGACACCGAGCGGCTGCACCAGGTGGTCGCCAACCTGATCGACAACGCCGTCAAGCACAGCCCGCCCCACGGTCGGGTGACGGTGCGCGCGCGGGCCGGGCGGGCACCGCTGAGCCTGGCGCTGGAGGTGCTGGACGAGGGGCCGGGGATCCCCGAGGCGGACCGGGACCGGGTCTTCGAGCGCTTCGGCCGGTCCGCCTCGGCCGAGAACGGCGACGGCGGCACGGGGCTGGGGCTGGCCATCGCGCGCTGGGCGGTGGATCTGCACGGCGGCCGGATCCGGGTGGCCGAATCCCCGCGTGGCTGCCGAATCCTCGTCACCCTTCCCGGCGATCCCTCCGCAGTGGGGTTGACGTAG
- a CDS encoding response regulator transcription factor codes for MDHHRNTTQSHSGAAAATPGAQRRVLIVEDDPTITEAIAARLRAEGFQVRTAGDGPAAVEAFEVWQPDLLVLDVMLPGFDGLEVCRRVQAQRPVPVLMLTARDDETDMLVGLGVGADDYMTKPFSMRELVARVHVLLRRVERATLAATTPRAGTLRLGELEIDHAQRRVRVSGKDVHLTPTEFDLLVCLANSPRAVLSREQLLAEVWDWADASGTRTVDSHIKALRRKIGAERIRTVHGVGYALETPAPASEWA; via the coding sequence ATGGACCACCACAGGAACACGACGCAGTCCCACAGCGGCGCCGCCGCGGCCACCCCGGGCGCCCAGCGCCGGGTGCTGATCGTGGAGGACGACCCGACGATCACCGAGGCGATCGCCGCGAGACTGCGCGCCGAGGGCTTCCAGGTCCGTACCGCCGGTGACGGTCCGGCGGCGGTGGAGGCCTTCGAGGTGTGGCAGCCCGACCTGCTGGTCCTGGACGTGATGCTGCCGGGCTTCGACGGTCTGGAGGTGTGCCGCCGGGTGCAGGCCCAGCGACCGGTCCCGGTGTTGATGCTCACCGCCCGCGACGACGAGACGGACATGCTGGTCGGGCTCGGCGTCGGCGCGGACGACTACATGACCAAGCCGTTCTCCATGCGCGAGCTGGTCGCCCGCGTCCACGTGCTGCTGCGCCGCGTGGAACGGGCCACGCTCGCCGCCACCACGCCACGCGCGGGCACGCTGCGGCTGGGCGAGTTGGAGATCGACCACGCGCAGCGCCGGGTGCGGGTCTCCGGGAAGGACGTCCACCTCACCCCGACCGAGTTCGACCTGCTGGTCTGTCTGGCCAACTCCCCCCGCGCGGTCCTCTCGCGCGAACAGTTGCTGGCCGAGGTCTGGGACTGGGCGGACGCCTCGGGGACGCGGACGGTCGACAGCCACATCAAGGCGCTGCGCCGGAAGATCGGCGCCGAGCGGATACGCACGGTCCACGGCGTGGGCTACGCCCTGGAGACGCCCGCGCCCGCCTCCGAATGGGCCTGA
- a CDS encoding spermidine synthase, which translates to MQSPPRPTPSALSTPPSAPPSTPRRPDDEPPVVLDRRDGPHGEVVLRRHGELLQIIANGCFLMDTSDGRSERLLVRAALAELDASGARPDPTVLIGGLGVGFSLAEAVAEPRWSRITVVEREEAVIDWHRDGPLGEVSRGAAADPRVRIVQADLPTHLTAGGEPYDALCLDIDNGPDWTVTEDNGSLYSPAGLAGCARRLTPGGVLAVWSARPSPDFEDSLRDAGFVRVRTEEVPVVRGVPDVVHLATRPA; encoded by the coding sequence ATGCAGTCCCCGCCACGTCCGACGCCGTCCGCGCTCTCCACCCCGCCGTCCGCCCCGCCGTCCACCCCGCGCCGGCCCGACGACGAGCCGCCCGTCGTCCTGGACCGCCGCGACGGACCCCACGGCGAGGTCGTCCTGCGGCGGCACGGCGAGCTGCTCCAGATCATCGCCAACGGCTGTTTCCTGATGGACACCTCCGACGGTCGCTCCGAGCGGTTGCTGGTGCGGGCCGCGCTGGCGGAGCTGGACGCCTCGGGGGCCCGCCCGGACCCCACCGTGCTGATCGGCGGCCTGGGGGTCGGCTTCTCGCTCGCCGAGGCGGTGGCCGAGCCCCGCTGGAGCCGCATCACGGTCGTCGAGCGGGAGGAGGCCGTGATCGACTGGCACCGCGACGGTCCGCTCGGTGAGGTGTCGCGGGGCGCCGCGGCCGATCCGCGCGTACGGATCGTCCAGGCCGACCTCCCGACCCACCTGACCGCGGGCGGCGAGCCGTACGACGCCCTGTGCCTGGACATCGACAACGGCCCCGACTGGACGGTCACCGAGGACAACGGCTCCCTCTACTCCCCCGCCGGTCTGGCCGGCTGCGCCCGTCGGCTCACCCCCGGCGGAGTGCTCGCCGTGTGGTCCGCGCGGCCCTCCCCGGACTTCGAGGATTCCCTCCGCGATGCCGGTTTCGTGCGAGTGCGCACCGAAGAGGTACCGGTCGTCCGAGGCGTCCCGGACGTGGTCCACCTCGCCACCCGACCGGCGTAG
- the lon gene encoding endopeptidase La: MALSPATLTLPVVPLDDEVVLPGMVVPLDLSDAEVRAAVEAAQSAAGRAGGDDGSGGDGERKGEKAPKPRVLLVPRVEGTYAAVGVLGRVEQVGRLADGDPGALIRGVSRVRIGAGTTGPGAALWVEGTEVEESAPDPLPGAVTELIREYKALATSWLRERGAWQVVDRIQQIDDPGQLADNSGYSPFLGVEQRVRLLETADPVERLKLATTWLREHLAERDVAEAIAKDVQEGVDRQQREFLLRRQLEAVRKELAELGGEVGESDDYRARVEAADLPPTVREAALKEADRLERAPEQSPESGWIRTWLDTVLEMPWNERTEDAYDIAGARAVLDADHAGLDDVKERITEYLAVRKRRAERGLGVVGGRRGGAVLALVGPPGVGKTSLGESVARAMGRRFVRVALGGVRDEAEIRGHRRTYVGAMPGRIVRAVKEAGSMNPVVLLDEIDKVGSDFRGDPAAALLEVLDPAQNHTFRDHYLEVELDLSDVVFLATANVLEAIPQPLLDRMELVRLDGYTEDEKVVIARDHLVPRQLERAGLEAGEVVVEEDALRKLAGEYTREAGVRDLERSVARLLRKIAARHELGERELPVTVRADGLRELIGRPHHTPESAQDPAERRTAVPGVATGLAVTGAGGDVLYVEASLADPETGGSGLTLTGQLGEVMKESAHIALSYLRSRGAELELPVGDLKDRGVHLHVPAGAVPKDGPSAGITMTTALASLLSGRRVRPDVAMTGEVSLTGRVLPIGGVKQKLLAAHRAGITTVVIPKRNEPDLDDVPEEVLRKLDVRPVSDVRQVLELALSPAGAELPAAA, from the coding sequence ATGGCTCTGTCGCCCGCAACGCTCACCCTGCCCGTGGTGCCGCTCGACGACGAGGTGGTGCTGCCCGGGATGGTGGTGCCCCTGGACCTGTCGGACGCCGAGGTGCGGGCCGCGGTGGAGGCCGCCCAGTCCGCCGCCGGGAGAGCCGGCGGTGACGACGGCAGCGGCGGTGACGGGGAGCGGAAGGGGGAGAAGGCCCCCAAGCCCCGGGTGCTGCTCGTGCCGCGGGTGGAGGGCACCTACGCCGCCGTCGGCGTGCTCGGCCGGGTGGAGCAGGTCGGACGGTTGGCCGACGGCGACCCCGGCGCGCTGATCCGCGGCGTGAGCCGGGTGCGGATCGGTGCCGGCACCACCGGCCCCGGTGCCGCCCTGTGGGTGGAGGGCACCGAGGTGGAGGAGTCCGCCCCCGACCCCCTGCCCGGCGCGGTCACCGAGCTGATCAGGGAGTACAAGGCCCTGGCCACCAGTTGGCTGCGGGAGCGCGGTGCCTGGCAGGTCGTCGACCGCATCCAGCAGATCGACGACCCCGGGCAGCTCGCCGACAACTCCGGCTACAGCCCCTTCCTGGGGGTCGAACAGCGCGTGAGGCTGCTGGAGACCGCCGACCCGGTCGAGCGGCTGAAGCTGGCCACCACCTGGCTGCGCGAGCACCTGGCCGAGCGGGACGTCGCCGAGGCCATCGCCAAGGACGTCCAGGAGGGCGTGGACCGGCAGCAGCGCGAGTTCCTGCTCCGCCGCCAGTTGGAGGCCGTCCGCAAGGAACTGGCCGAACTGGGCGGCGAGGTCGGCGAGAGCGACGACTACCGAGCCCGGGTCGAGGCCGCCGACCTGCCCCCGACGGTCCGCGAGGCCGCCCTGAAGGAGGCCGACCGGCTGGAGCGCGCCCCCGAGCAGAGCCCCGAGAGCGGCTGGATCCGCACCTGGCTGGACACCGTCCTGGAGATGCCGTGGAACGAGCGGACCGAGGACGCGTACGACATCGCCGGCGCCCGCGCCGTCCTGGACGCCGACCACGCCGGGCTGGACGACGTCAAGGAACGCATCACCGAGTACCTGGCCGTGCGCAAGCGCCGCGCCGAACGCGGCCTGGGCGTGGTGGGCGGACGTCGGGGCGGCGCCGTGCTGGCCCTGGTGGGGCCGCCCGGCGTCGGCAAGACCTCGCTGGGCGAGTCCGTGGCCCGGGCGATGGGGCGGCGGTTCGTCCGGGTGGCGCTCGGCGGCGTCCGTGACGAGGCCGAGATCCGCGGCCACCGCCGCACCTACGTCGGCGCCATGCCGGGCCGGATCGTGCGGGCGGTGAAGGAGGCCGGCTCGATGAACCCGGTCGTGCTGCTCGACGAGATCGACAAGGTGGGCAGCGATTTCCGGGGCGACCCGGCCGCGGCCCTGCTGGAGGTGCTGGACCCCGCGCAGAACCACACCTTCCGCGACCACTACCTGGAGGTCGAGCTCGACCTGTCCGACGTGGTGTTCCTGGCCACCGCCAACGTGCTGGAGGCGATCCCGCAGCCGCTGCTGGACCGCATGGAGCTGGTGCGGCTGGACGGCTACACCGAGGACGAGAAGGTCGTCATCGCCCGCGACCACCTGGTGCCCCGCCAGTTGGAGCGCGCCGGCCTGGAGGCGGGCGAGGTGGTCGTCGAGGAGGACGCGTTGCGGAAGCTGGCCGGGGAGTACACCCGCGAGGCGGGGGTGCGCGACCTGGAGCGCTCCGTCGCCCGGCTGCTGCGCAAAATCGCCGCGCGGCACGAGCTGGGGGAGCGGGAACTGCCCGTCACCGTCCGCGCGGACGGCCTGCGCGAACTGATCGGCCGTCCGCACCACACCCCCGAGTCCGCCCAGGACCCGGCCGAGCGGCGCACGGCGGTGCCGGGCGTGGCCACCGGGCTGGCCGTCACCGGCGCGGGCGGCGACGTGCTGTACGTCGAGGCGTCGCTGGCCGACCCGGAGACGGGCGGCAGCGGGCTGACGCTGACCGGACAGCTGGGCGAGGTGATGAAGGAGTCCGCCCACATCGCGCTCTCCTACCTGCGCTCGCGCGGTGCCGAACTGGAGCTGCCCGTCGGCGACCTGAAGGACCGCGGTGTCCACCTCCACGTCCCGGCGGGCGCGGTGCCCAAGGACGGGCCGAGCGCGGGCATCACCATGACCACCGCGCTGGCCTCGCTGCTGTCGGGCCGCCGGGTCCGGCCGGACGTGGCGATGACGGGCGAGGTCTCGCTGACCGGGCGCGTGCTGCCGATCGGCGGGGTGAAGCAGAAGCTGCTGGCCGCGCACCGGGCCGGGATCACCACGGTGGTCATCCCCAAGCGGAACGAGCCGGACCTGGACGACGTGCCCGAGGAGGTGCTGCGGAAGCTGGACGTGCGACCGGTCTCGGACGTGCGGCAGGTCCTGGAGCTGGCGCTGTCGCCGGCCGGGGCGGAGCTTCCGGCCGCCGCCTGA